The Apium graveolens cultivar Ventura chromosome 6, ASM990537v1, whole genome shotgun sequence genome contains a region encoding:
- the LOC141663802 gene encoding glucuronoxylan 4-O-methyltransferase 1, which translates to MRPKTKYPVNNKFLLAIGVFFAFFLLFVLRSNFSSSKQVSTPATQTLPKVLRTITNANPTSCSPNCNKIPPSVSKALIHYTTSTITPQQTLKEISVSSRILEKKSPCNFLVFGLGHDSLMWTTLNFGGRTIFLEEDEAWIVQIKHRFPTLESYHVTYDSKVHQADGLMDVGKGNECTAIGETRYSMCQLALKGLPNVVYDTKWDLIMVDAPTGYYDEAPGRMSAIYTAGMIARNREEGAETDIFVHDVNRVVEDKFSMAFLCEGYMKKQEGRLRHFRIPSHKNDMDKPFCP; encoded by the coding sequence ATGAGGCCAAAGACTAAGTACCCTGTCAACAATAAGTTTCTCCTTGCAATCGGTGTTTTCTTTGCGTTCTTCCTTCTGTTTGTGCTGAGATCAAATTTCTCTTCTTCGAAGCAAGTTTCAACTCCAGCAACACAAACTTTGCCGAAAGTCCTAAGAACTATAACGAATGCAAATCCAACAAGTTGCTCGCCAAATTGCAACAAAATCCCACCTTCTGTATCGAAAGCGCTTATCCATTACACAACCTCAACCATCACTCCACAACAAACACTCAAGGAAATCTCGGTATCATCAAGAATTCTTGAGAAAAAATCCCCTTGCAACTTTCTAGTTTTTGGCTTAGGCCATGACAGTCTAATGTGGACTACACTTAATTTTGGTGGACGCACAATTTTCCTAGAAGAAGATGAGGCTTGGATCGTGCAAATTAAGCACAGGTTTCCTACATTAGAGTCGTACCATGTTACATACGACAGCAAGGTTCATCAAGCAGATGGGCTAATGGACGTAGGCAAAGGAAATGAGTGTACAGCAATAGGTGAAACTAGGTACTCCATGTGTCAACTGGCATTGAAAGGTTTGCCTAATGTAGTTTACGACACAAAATGGGACTTGATCATGGTTGACGCGCCTACCGGCTACTATGATGAGGCTCCGGGGAGGATGAGTGCCATATATACAGCAGGAATGATAGCGCGGAACAGAGAAGAAGGAGCTGAGACTGATATATTTGTGCATGATGTGAATAGAGTGGTGGAAGATAAGTTCTCAATGGCATTTTTATGTGAAGGGTATATGAAGAAACAAGAGGGAAGACTGAGGCATTTCCGAATTCCAAGTCACAAAAATGACATGGACAAGCCTTTTTGCCCTTGA
- the LOC141666062 gene encoding uncharacterized protein LOC141666062, with amino-acid sequence MGSLDKFFGKKTTNSGDIGVPIENTDIRKESENEATYTEFEQETETEEPKTQNLKDGLVENNVEETEKEISDVSINYDPGTWKKIDQWLRDSLVRKGPIRIILEHFPKDSRNRHFSSVHYTRILPNGDKQDRKWLVYSLSTNKVFCFCCMLFKHDVAKTNFAEVGIDDWHNLAVKLISHESSNGHLVNMSAWIELEVRMEKNETIDKIEQDRIKKEIEHWKKVLVRIIAMVQTLACNNLAFRGDEEKINKRKNGLFCKFIEMLAQFDPIMEEHVRLVKEGTLHTHYLSHKIQNDLIMALANEIKDSIKKKILEARYFSVILDCTPDKSRVEQMSLVIRCVDITVSPIKVEEFFMQFVIVDDTSGFGLFSKLEEVLGDLGLDIDDVRGQAYDNRANMKGKHKGVQKRLLDVNPRAFYTPCGCHSLNLVLCDMANCCSKGSNFFGVIQRLYTLFSSSTQRWEILKKFVNGLTLKPLFATRWESHIESVRAVRFQTSKLRDALVHPSNVT; translated from the coding sequence ATGGGCTCTCTTGACAAGTTTTTTGGGAAAAAAACAACTAATAGTGGTGATATTGGGGTTCCTATTGAGAATACAGATATTAGAAAAGAATCTGAGAATGAAGCTACATATACTGAATTTGAGCAGGAGACTGAAACTGAGGAGCCAAAAACTCAAAATTTAAAAGATGGGCTTGTCGAGAATAATGTAGAAGAGACTGAGAAAGAAATTTCAGATGTTAGTATCAATTATGATCCTGGTACGTGGAAGAAAATTGATCAGTGGCTACGAGATTCATTGGTAAGAAAAGGACCTATCAGAATAATTTTAGAACATTTTCCAAAAGATTCAAGAAATAGACATTTTTCTTCGGTGCATTACACTCGGATTCTACCTAATGGAGACAAACAAGATAGGAAGTGGCTTGTTTATTCACTCTCAACAAACAAAGTCTTCTGTTTTTGTTGTATGTTATTTAAACATGATGTGGCCAAGACAAATTTTGCAGAAGTTGGAATTGATGATTGGCACAATCTTGCTGTTAAGTTAATATCTCATGAAAGCAGTAATGGTCATCTAGTAAATATGAGCGCTTGGATTGAGTTAGAAGTGCGGATGGAGAAAAATGAAACAATTGATAAGATTGAACAAGACCGGATTAAAAAAGAGATAGAGCACTGGAAAAAGGTCCTGGTTAGGATTATTGCTATGGTCCAAACTCTTGCTTGCAATAATTTAGCATTTCGAGGAGATGAAGAGAAAATTAATAAACGCAAGAATGGATTGTTCTGTAAATTCATTGAGATGCTTGCACAATTTGATCCAATAATGGAAGAGCACGTCCGACTAGTCAAGGAAGGTACTTTACATACACATTACTTGAGCCATAAAAttcaaaatgatttaataatGGCATTGGCAAATGAGATCAAGGATTcaatcaaaaaaaaaattctagAAGCAAGATACTTTTCTGTCATTTTGGATTGTACGCCAGATAAAAGTCGTGTGGAGCAAATGTCTTTAGTAATTCGGTGCGTTGATATTACTGTATCTCCAATAAAAGTTGAAGAATTTTTTATGCAGTTTGTGATAGTTGATGATACATCAGGTTTTGGGCTCTTTAGCAAGCTTGAAGAGGTTCTTGGTGATCTTGGACTTGATATTGATGATGTTAGAGGACAAGCATATGATAACAGGGCAAATATGAAAGGGAAACATAAAGGGGTTCAGAAAAGACTACTTGATGTGAATCCTCGAGCCTTTTACACTCCATGTGGTTGTCACAGTCTAAATCTTGTGCTTTGTGATATGGCAAACTGTTGTAGCAAGGGTTCTAATTTTTTTGGGGTTATACAAAGATTATACACTTTGTTTTCATCTTCAACACAGCGATGGGAAATTCTCAAGAAATTTGTTAACGGCCTAACATTAAAGCCACTGTTTGCAACAAGATGGGAAAGTCACATTGAAAGCGTGAGAGCGGTAAGATTTCAGACTTCTAAACTAAGAGATGCATTGGTTCATCCTAGTAATGTAACTTAA